In the genome of Deinococcus deserti VCD115, one region contains:
- a CDS encoding S8 family serine peptidase, whose translation MRRTSRLPVSFPTGFSLLLVLGAMLSGSVSAQQAASIPARPISSPAALPELQPVVSPLPSLVPVFTPQPGTAAPRPTPLTAPKPTPKPAPVTSTPVPRPSDPLFERQWNLQSIQVPGAWAQLPANRSWGPPVTVAVLDTGYVDSPELRARVVNGYDFVSNPARSGDGDGRDRDASATGQYAYHGEVIANLIAAAHDGRGMAGLNPQARIVHVRVAGNDGLIEVGDLVDSLKWAAGIPVPGVPTNPNPARLLNLSLYADFIPLTRCDPRVQAAVDAVTARGTLVIAGAANDGADAAGYSPAGCRNVLTVTSVTHSGQRPTYANWGRSVALGAPGGEQGHGIPASSLSGMNGERSPDGTSFAAPHVTGVASLLLTVRPRLTPAQVRDLLTRTATPFSGGCDPDPARTCGAGLLNASGALRAALASATGAASPGPGVKASPAPVRPAPAPARGSSGATSR comes from the coding sequence ATGCGCCGCACCTCACGTCTGCCGGTCTCCTTCCCGACAGGGTTCTCGCTTCTGCTGGTGCTGGGTGCGATGCTGTCAGGTTCTGTCAGTGCTCAGCAGGCTGCTTCAATCCCTGCCCGGCCGATCAGCAGCCCGGCAGCCCTGCCCGAGCTGCAGCCGGTTGTCTCTCCCCTTCCGTCACTGGTGCCCGTGTTTACCCCGCAGCCTGGGACCGCCGCGCCTCGTCCTACACCCCTGACAGCGCCGAAGCCCACCCCGAAACCTGCACCTGTAACGTCCACGCCGGTTCCCCGCCCAAGCGACCCACTGTTTGAGCGCCAGTGGAACCTACAGAGTATTCAGGTGCCTGGAGCCTGGGCACAGCTGCCTGCCAACCGGTCCTGGGGCCCGCCGGTCACCGTGGCCGTGCTGGACACCGGGTATGTCGACAGCCCCGAACTGCGCGCTCGGGTGGTGAACGGCTACGACTTTGTCAGCAACCCTGCCCGCTCTGGAGACGGCGACGGCCGTGACCGCGACGCCAGTGCCACCGGTCAGTACGCCTACCACGGCGAGGTGATTGCCAACCTGATTGCCGCCGCACACGACGGGCGCGGCATGGCGGGGCTCAACCCGCAGGCCCGGATCGTGCATGTGCGCGTGGCGGGCAACGACGGTCTAATTGAAGTGGGGGATCTGGTCGACAGTCTGAAATGGGCTGCTGGGATTCCGGTGCCTGGAGTGCCGACCAACCCCAACCCGGCCCGGCTGCTGAACCTGAGCCTGTATGCCGACTTCATTCCCTTGACCCGCTGCGACCCTCGGGTGCAGGCGGCCGTGGACGCCGTGACCGCCCGCGGCACGCTCGTGATTGCCGGGGCAGCCAACGACGGCGCCGACGCTGCCGGATACTCACCAGCCGGGTGCCGGAACGTGCTGACGGTGACCAGCGTGACGCACAGCGGGCAGCGCCCGACCTATGCCAACTGGGGCCGGAGTGTCGCCCTGGGTGCCCCCGGCGGAGAGCAGGGTCACGGGATTCCTGCCAGCAGCCTGAGCGGCATGAATGGGGAACGCAGCCCCGACGGCACCAGTTTTGCTGCGCCACATGTCACGGGGGTAGCCAGCCTGCTGCTGACCGTCCGGCCCCGCCTGACGCCAGCGCAGGTGCGTGACCTGCTGACCCGCACCGCCACCCCGTTTTCGGGCGGCTGTGATCCTGATCCTGCCCGGACCTGCGGCGCGGGGTTGCTGAACGCCTCGGGAGCGCTGCGGGCCGCGCTGGCCTCAGCTACAGGAGCAGCCAGCCCAGGACCTGGCGTGAAGGCGTCCCCAGCGCCGGTCCGCCCAGCGCCTGCCCCTGCCCGAGGCTCTTCAGGAGCGACGAGCCGCTGA
- a CDS encoding SDR family NAD(P)-dependent oxidoreductase, which produces MTTTQPKQVLPSVVVLTGASSGIGRATARELASRGHTLVLAARRADQLMQLALELDASGTRVIAVPTDVTSPDARRYLIEVARGHYGHIDVLINNAGVTVEQGWWWEDPDPMRVLRVNLEAPIELTRLALPDMRARGSGHIINIGSVAGRAATNGIYSASKFGLRGFSLGLRRELLGTGVNVSLIAPGFVKSEMTASARLPMPGPEVVARAVAAVMDHPQREVIVPGAYRALAFLDAALPGVGDLLVRRLIRRRYNHPN; this is translated from the coding sequence ATGACCACAACCCAGCCGAAACAGGTCCTGCCCAGCGTGGTGGTGCTGACGGGTGCTTCCAGCGGGATCGGGCGGGCCACGGCACGGGAACTGGCCTCCCGGGGGCACACCCTGGTGCTGGCCGCCCGCCGGGCCGATCAGCTGATGCAGCTGGCCCTGGAACTGGACGCCAGTGGCACGCGAGTGATTGCCGTGCCAACCGACGTAACCAGCCCTGACGCCCGCCGTTATCTGATTGAGGTCGCCCGCGGACACTACGGGCACATTGACGTGCTGATCAACAATGCCGGCGTCACGGTGGAGCAGGGCTGGTGGTGGGAGGACCCGGACCCCATGAGGGTGCTGCGGGTCAATCTTGAAGCCCCCATTGAGCTGACCCGGCTGGCGCTGCCGGATATGCGCGCGCGTGGTTCCGGCCACATCATCAACATCGGCTCGGTGGCCGGGCGCGCCGCGACCAACGGCATCTACAGCGCCAGCAAGTTCGGCCTGCGCGGCTTCAGCCTGGGGCTTCGCCGCGAACTGCTGGGGACAGGCGTGAACGTCAGCCTGATCGCCCCCGGCTTCGTGAAAAGCGAGATGACCGCCAGCGCACGCCTGCCCATGCCGGGGCCGGAAGTCGTTGCGCGGGCCGTGGCCGCAGTCATGGACCACCCGCAACGGGAAGTGATTGTTCCCGGGGCTTACCGGGCGCTGGCCTTCCTGGACGCAGCGCTTCCTGGCGTGGGTGACCTGCTGGTTCGCCGGCTGATTCGCCGGCGCTACAACCACCCGAACTGA
- a CDS encoding App1 family protein produces the protein MSSAKTAFKALLPVLERLVTVVDRVASGYLQPRRARGKLILQPYVGWGTPEQVELSGRVLLPRTIHPARKGDRRLRNVQNILRRMMSREVGGVTVTGTLGGQSVSAVSDSDGYFTLTFAPAEALASGWHQVSLQIGGREGVTPGRVQVVAAARYGIISDLDDTVIKSDVTSVARMLQTVMSGNARTRLPFPGVGALYRALTREGEARNPIFYVSSSPWNFFDLLWQFLEYRRIPLGPLFLRNWGFDLLSGHGTYKHTVIEQLFRKYPQLPFVLVGDSGEKDPEIYAEVVRRHPNRVLAVYIRDVTEASRDQGVLKLREEVRKAGVDLVLAADSLNAASHAMAMGLITPGEYRSVLTSVARSYET, from the coding sequence GTGAGCTCCGCCAAGACTGCTTTCAAGGCCCTGTTGCCGGTACTGGAACGGTTGGTGACCGTGGTCGACCGGGTGGCCAGTGGCTACCTGCAACCCCGCCGTGCCCGGGGCAAGCTGATTCTGCAGCCTTATGTCGGCTGGGGCACCCCCGAGCAGGTCGAGCTGTCGGGCCGGGTGCTGCTGCCCCGCACGATTCATCCCGCCCGCAAGGGCGACCGCCGGCTGCGCAACGTTCAGAACATCCTGCGCCGCATGATGTCGCGCGAGGTCGGCGGCGTGACGGTTACAGGCACCCTGGGAGGCCAGAGTGTTTCCGCCGTCAGTGATTCGGACGGGTACTTCACGCTGACGTTTGCGCCGGCTGAAGCGCTGGCCAGTGGCTGGCATCAGGTCTCACTGCAGATCGGCGGCCGCGAGGGCGTCACGCCTGGTCGCGTGCAGGTGGTTGCAGCAGCCCGCTACGGCATCATCAGCGACCTGGACGACACTGTGATCAAGTCGGACGTGACCAGTGTGGCGCGCATGCTGCAGACCGTCATGAGCGGCAACGCTCGGACCCGCCTGCCGTTTCCAGGTGTCGGGGCCCTGTACCGTGCCCTGACCCGCGAGGGTGAGGCCCGCAACCCTATTTTTTATGTTTCAAGCAGCCCCTGGAACTTCTTTGACTTGCTGTGGCAGTTTCTGGAATACCGCCGGATTCCGCTGGGGCCGCTGTTCCTGCGTAACTGGGGCTTTGATCTGCTGTCCGGCCACGGCACTTACAAGCACACCGTCATAGAGCAGCTGTTTCGCAAATACCCGCAGCTGCCTTTCGTGCTGGTCGGAGACAGCGGTGAGAAGGATCCCGAGATCTACGCCGAGGTGGTGCGCCGTCATCCCAACCGGGTTCTGGCGGTGTATATCCGTGACGTGACCGAAGCTTCCCGCGATCAGGGTGTGCTGAAGCTGCGTGAGGAGGTCCGCAAGGCTGGAGTGGACCTGGTGCTGGCCGCCGACAGCCTGAACGCGGCCAGCCACGCCATGGCCATGGGCCTGATCACTCCGGGGGAATACCGCAGCGTCCTGACCAGTGTGGCGCGCAGCTACGAGACCTGA
- the rnr gene encoding ribonuclease R: MLSPDPVEAEPATPPVKRGRKPRAKAMEPTPALADAEPIEVAGGGQSAEPVILEVPKRRGRPRKQPAALPLLDGVEPVEAGEAPAAAVQTITQTTQEPLVDSSAVNADPAGAVVTGGAAQPLSEPAAPRPSRRPRKAKAATPTADVEVQVQNEAPVASTPESDPEPASEASEDTDTDTDLLERDPAQALVVAQLRKLGRPVHVRDLERTFTRQMMNRLGDWRDLEALLETLVESGTVVRTRRRTYGLPEAMSLVRGKFQASAAGFGFVVPDSGGEDYYIPAEQTLEAWNGDIVLVRMEGRGDSGRGGGPRRGQRGDGNPRASVVRIVQRAYSKLVGTLEFHHGHPILKPDDHRARHRILVLPEGLEGLQAGARVVTELFWPENTGEDEVFGQVVRVLGEQDDPETETEAVIVKFGLRGEFPGEVMAEAAAIPTEIPAEALVGRLDLREFNIFTVDGRDAKDFDDAIHIQPTPEGTFVVGVHIADVSHYVREGTPLDDEAYARATSVYLPGRVLPMLPEHLSNGVCSLVPYQDRLTMTALVELSAEGDILDVKIAPSVINSKARLTYDEVQAYSEATATLPDHARHLEGDLHLLLKITSKLRQKRLREGSLDFKMREVKVDVGPDGRMELIPIREETARGMIEDLMLLANKVVAHYLLQREIPTLFRIHEEPTLQRFQEVSQAIGRLGLAFPGGEPTPQAYQAVLKQVRGTPRESVVNTLLLRSMQQAKYAGENLGHFGLAFDEYLHFTSPIRRYPDLMVHRVLKGVLGGELKAGNREVAKLQGRLPAMGDHTSDRERTAAEAERDLTKYYQAKWAQEHLQETFAGNVSGVVASGLYVALDNGVEGKLHISNLDDDYYVYIEDAQMLRGRSGGRTFRLGDSVTVTISAVNPMARMIDLTLGDSTQERDMNEVKPRARRREEREAERREKLQSVTPTAPRKFTLDDPQPAVQSAPARQERTGAGGRGYERDRSGDRRGPGQQGRTFGGVSMGPRLQGGARRVITLERPRNEHLRPVNITVQRMYFGDWTLENMPPEEPQGGRGGRFDRPDRASSERGNRGYTRGSNDRGAVGRVNGRPGGPQGQTQPAPRAPQAAAPVSDSQSDEAKRRRRRRGRRGGTGGQSQD, from the coding sequence ATGCTCAGCCCGGACCCGGTCGAGGCGGAACCCGCCACACCGCCGGTCAAGCGTGGCCGGAAGCCCCGGGCCAAGGCGATGGAACCCACACCTGCGCTAGCCGATGCAGAGCCCATCGAAGTTGCTGGCGGCGGCCAGAGCGCCGAGCCTGTCATTCTGGAAGTGCCCAAACGCCGCGGGCGGCCCCGTAAGCAGCCGGCTGCGCTGCCTTTGCTTGATGGTGTGGAACCAGTAGAAGCCGGCGAGGCGCCTGCCGCTGCGGTCCAGACCATCACCCAGACCACCCAGGAACCCCTGGTGGATTCCTCGGCGGTCAACGCTGATCCGGCGGGAGCCGTCGTCACCGGCGGGGCCGCACAACCGCTGTCCGAACCAGCCGCCCCCAGGCCCAGCCGCCGCCCCCGCAAGGCCAAAGCTGCCACACCGACGGCTGACGTGGAAGTCCAGGTGCAGAACGAGGCCCCTGTGGCCAGCACTCCTGAAAGTGACCCTGAACCCGCTTCTGAAGCCTCAGAAGACACGGATACCGACACGGACCTGCTCGAACGCGATCCTGCGCAGGCACTGGTCGTGGCACAGCTGCGTAAGCTGGGCCGCCCGGTGCATGTCCGGGATCTGGAGCGCACCTTCACCCGCCAGATGATGAATCGCCTGGGCGACTGGCGTGATCTGGAAGCCCTGCTGGAAACCCTGGTGGAGTCCGGCACGGTCGTCCGCACCCGCCGGCGCACCTATGGCCTGCCCGAGGCGATGAGCCTGGTGCGCGGCAAATTCCAGGCCTCGGCTGCGGGGTTCGGCTTCGTGGTGCCGGATTCCGGTGGCGAAGATTATTACATCCCGGCCGAGCAGACCCTGGAAGCCTGGAACGGTGACATCGTGCTGGTCCGTATGGAAGGACGCGGTGACAGTGGCCGCGGTGGGGGCCCCCGCCGTGGGCAGCGCGGCGACGGCAATCCGCGCGCTTCGGTGGTGCGTATCGTTCAGCGCGCCTACTCGAAGCTGGTCGGGACGCTGGAATTCCACCACGGCCACCCCATCCTCAAGCCCGACGACCACCGCGCGCGTCACCGCATCCTGGTACTGCCCGAAGGGCTCGAAGGCCTGCAGGCCGGCGCCCGTGTGGTCACCGAGCTGTTCTGGCCGGAAAATACCGGTGAGGATGAGGTCTTTGGTCAGGTTGTCCGCGTACTGGGCGAGCAGGATGATCCTGAGACCGAAACCGAAGCGGTGATCGTGAAGTTCGGCCTGCGCGGGGAGTTCCCCGGCGAGGTCATGGCTGAGGCGGCTGCCATTCCGACCGAGATTCCCGCCGAGGCCCTGGTGGGGCGGCTTGACCTGCGTGAATTCAACATCTTCACGGTAGACGGCCGCGACGCCAAGGATTTCGACGACGCCATTCACATCCAGCCCACGCCAGAAGGTACCTTCGTGGTGGGGGTGCACATCGCGGACGTGAGTCATTACGTGCGTGAAGGCACACCGCTTGACGATGAAGCCTACGCACGCGCCACCAGCGTGTACCTGCCGGGCCGCGTGCTGCCCATGCTGCCCGAGCACCTCAGCAACGGAGTGTGCAGCCTGGTGCCGTACCAGGACCGCCTGACCATGACGGCCCTGGTGGAGCTCAGCGCCGAGGGCGACATCCTGGACGTCAAGATTGCACCCAGCGTGATCAACTCCAAGGCGCGGCTGACCTACGACGAGGTGCAGGCCTACAGCGAGGCCACCGCGACTCTGCCGGACCACGCCCGCCACCTGGAAGGCGACCTGCACCTGCTGCTCAAGATCACCTCCAAGCTGCGTCAGAAGCGCCTGCGCGAAGGCTCGCTGGACTTCAAGATGCGCGAGGTCAAGGTGGACGTGGGCCCCGACGGCCGCATGGAACTCATTCCGATCCGCGAGGAAACTGCGCGCGGCATGATCGAGGACCTGATGCTGCTGGCCAACAAGGTGGTCGCGCACTACCTGCTGCAGCGCGAGATTCCCACCCTGTTCCGTATTCACGAGGAACCGACCCTGCAACGCTTCCAGGAAGTCTCGCAGGCCATCGGGCGGCTGGGGCTGGCTTTCCCCGGCGGCGAGCCGACGCCGCAGGCGTATCAGGCGGTCCTGAAGCAGGTCCGCGGAACACCGCGCGAAAGCGTGGTCAATACCCTGCTGCTGCGCTCCATGCAGCAGGCCAAGTACGCCGGCGAGAACCTGGGACACTTCGGGCTGGCCTTCGACGAGTACCTGCACTTCACCTCGCCGATCCGCCGTTACCCTGACCTGATGGTGCACCGCGTGCTCAAGGGCGTGCTGGGTGGGGAGCTCAAGGCTGGCAACCGCGAGGTTGCGAAGCTGCAGGGCCGCCTGCCAGCCATGGGGGACCACACCAGCGACCGCGAGCGCACAGCCGCCGAAGCCGAACGTGACCTGACCAAGTACTATCAGGCCAAGTGGGCCCAGGAGCACCTGCAGGAAACCTTCGCCGGCAACGTGTCTGGTGTGGTGGCCAGCGGCCTGTACGTGGCGCTGGACAACGGGGTGGAAGGCAAGCTTCATATTTCCAACCTGGACGACGACTACTACGTGTATATCGAGGACGCGCAGATGCTGCGCGGACGCTCGGGCGGCCGCACCTTCCGCCTGGGAGACTCGGTGACCGTGACCATCAGTGCCGTCAACCCGATGGCCCGCATGATTGACCTGACCCTCGGGGACAGCACCCAGGAGAGAGACATGAACGAAGTAAAACCCCGCGCCCGTCGCCGCGAGGAACGCGAAGCCGAGCGGCGCGAGAAGCTGCAGAGCGTCACGCCCACTGCGCCGCGCAAGTTCACGCTGGATGACCCTCAGCCAGCCGTGCAGAGCGCTCCGGCCCGTCAGGAACGTACGGGCGCAGGCGGACGCGGCTACGAGCGTGACCGCAGTGGCGACCGCCGCGGCCCTGGCCAGCAGGGCCGGACCTTCGGCGGCGTGTCCATGGGGCCGCGTCTTCAGGGAGGTGCGCGCCGCGTGATCACCCTGGAGCGTCCCCGTAACGAGCACCTGCGTCCGGTCAACATCACCGTGCAGCGCATGTACTTTGGAGACTGGACCCTGGAGAACATGCCGCCTGAAGAACCGCAGGGCGGGCGCGGAGGACGCTTTGACCGTCCCGACCGCGCCAGCAGCGAGCGCGGCAACCGCGGATACACACGCGGCAGCAATGACCGCGGCGCAGTAGGGCGTGTGAACGGCCGTCCTGGCGGCCCTCAGGGGCAGACGCAGCCGGCTCCACGCGCTCCACAGGCGGCGGCGCCCGTCAGTGACAGCCAGAGCGACGAGGCCAAGCGCCGCCGCCGCCGCCGTGGTCGCCGCGGCGGTACCGGTGGCCAGTCCCAGGACTGA
- a CDS encoding exodeoxyribonuclease III, translating to MTSASPSSASALKVTTLNVNGLRSALRKGLRDWLLREAPDVLLLQEVRAGPMPEALQDLGYDGAWFPAQKAGYSGVAVLSRHPLRDIRAGMLHDEMDAEGRVVSAVVQGVRFVSVYLPSGSSGELRQGFKDRILDDYHTWVQALLDEQTPVVIGGDYNIAHREIDLKNWRSNRKNSGFLPHEREWMTAHLSAGLVDCHRNCLGEAAEYTWWSNRGNAYANNVGWRIDYLLSAGVQVRGVCVDREARLSDHAPLTGWVERS from the coding sequence ATGACGTCCGCCTCTCCGTCTTCAGCCTCTGCCCTGAAGGTCACCACCCTAAACGTCAATGGCCTGCGCAGCGCCCTGCGCAAGGGTCTGCGCGACTGGCTGTTACGCGAAGCACCTGACGTCCTGCTGCTGCAGGAAGTGCGGGCCGGCCCCATGCCCGAAGCGCTGCAAGACCTGGGGTACGACGGCGCCTGGTTTCCGGCGCAGAAGGCGGGTTACAGCGGCGTGGCAGTGCTGAGCCGCCACCCCCTGCGCGACATCCGGGCAGGCATGCTGCACGATGAGATGGACGCTGAGGGCCGGGTGGTCAGCGCCGTGGTGCAGGGGGTGCGCTTTGTCAGCGTGTATCTGCCCAGCGGCAGCAGCGGCGAGCTCCGTCAAGGGTTCAAGGACCGCATACTGGACGACTACCACACCTGGGTCCAGGCTCTGCTGGATGAACAGACGCCGGTGGTGATCGGTGGGGACTACAACATCGCCCACCGCGAAATTGACCTGAAAAACTGGCGCAGCAACCGGAAGAACAGCGGCTTTCTGCCGCACGAACGTGAATGGATGACGGCCCATCTTTCGGCCGGTCTGGTCGACTGCCACCGCAATTGCCTGGGCGAAGCGGCGGAGTACACCTGGTGGAGCAACCGCGGCAACGCCTATGCGAACAATGTCGGCTGGCGCATCGACTACCTGCTGTCGGCCGGGGTGCAGGTGCGTGGCGTGTGCGTGGACCGCGAGGCGCGCCTGAGCGACCACGCTCCGCTCACGGGTTGGGTGGAGCGTTCCTGA
- a CDS encoding intradiol ring-cleavage dioxygenase, producing MHEHPSQNHDLEDDDLPVGQVLDRRHALRLLGLAGGAAFVGGLALARQTGPGRPAPAAAGLPGCVVRPQSAQGPFFTDERLRRRDIRTDSASGRVAAGVPLTLTFQVSRVGLRVCEPLAGVVVDVWHCDALGMYSDVSDQSFDTRGQNFLRGYQITNAQGRCSFQTIYPGWYRGRAVHLHYRLRTLDARGRVSGDFVSQLFFEEALNEQVHALAPYRQKGRRDTLNSTDSLYRNGGNQMLIRATGTPQKSLMATFDVGLLS from the coding sequence ATGCACGAGCACCCCAGCCAGAACCATGACCTGGAAGATGACGATCTGCCGGTAGGCCAGGTCCTGGACCGCCGCCACGCCTTGCGGTTATTAGGTCTGGCGGGAGGCGCGGCGTTTGTCGGCGGGCTGGCACTGGCCCGCCAGACTGGGCCGGGTCGCCCGGCTCCTGCAGCCGCTGGTCTCCCGGGCTGCGTCGTGCGGCCACAGTCGGCTCAGGGCCCGTTCTTTACCGACGAGCGACTCAGACGCCGCGATATCCGCACGGACAGCGCCAGCGGCAGGGTGGCGGCCGGCGTGCCCCTGACCCTCACTTTCCAGGTGTCGCGGGTGGGGCTGCGGGTGTGTGAGCCGCTTGCAGGGGTGGTCGTGGATGTCTGGCACTGCGACGCGCTGGGGATGTACAGCGACGTCAGCGACCAGAGTTTCGACACCAGAGGCCAGAATTTTCTGCGCGGGTACCAGATCACCAACGCCCAGGGACGCTGCAGCTTCCAGACGATCTATCCCGGCTGGTACCGGGGCCGCGCGGTGCATCTCCATTACCGCCTGCGCACGCTTGACGCCCGTGGCAGGGTCAGCGGCGATTTCGTTTCACAGCTGTTTTTCGAAGAGGCATTGAATGAACAGGTGCACGCTCTGGCGCCCTACCGGCAAAAAGGACGCCGTGACACGCTTAACAGCACCGACAGCCTGTACCGCAACGGAGGTAATCAGATGCTGATCCGTGCCACCGGAACGCCTCAAAAAAGCCTGATGGCCACCTTCGACGTGGGGCTGCTCAGCTGA